In Mycobacterium sp. Aquia_216, a genomic segment contains:
- the rfbC gene encoding dTDP-4-dehydrorhamnose 3,5-epimerase: MEARELKVPGAWEITPKIHGDSRGTFFEWFTDRGFKGFADHRLDLRQANCSTSAAGVLRGVHFAQVPPSQAKYVTCVHGSVLDVVVDVRVGSPTFLQWDSVLLDDKDRRSIYVSEGLGHGFLALQDNSTVMYLCSAEYNPQREHTILATDPTLGIDWPLADGAAPNLSDRDAAAPSFDEVRAAGLLPTWEETQKFVGDLRNKG; this comes from the coding sequence ATGGAAGCCCGCGAACTCAAAGTCCCCGGCGCGTGGGAAATCACCCCGAAGATTCATGGCGATTCCCGCGGCACCTTCTTCGAATGGTTTACCGACCGGGGGTTCAAGGGCTTCGCGGATCATCGGTTGGATCTGCGGCAAGCCAACTGCTCGACGTCGGCGGCCGGCGTGCTGCGGGGTGTGCACTTTGCCCAGGTACCACCCAGCCAGGCCAAATATGTGACCTGCGTGCACGGCTCGGTCCTCGACGTGGTGGTCGACGTCCGGGTCGGCTCACCGACGTTCCTCCAATGGGACTCGGTTTTGCTCGACGACAAGGACCGCAGGTCCATCTATGTCTCGGAAGGGCTCGGGCACGGTTTCCTTGCGCTGCAGGACAATTCGACCGTCATGTACTTATGCTCGGCGGAATACAACCCGCAGCGAGAACACACCATCCTGGCCACCGACCCGACCCTGGGCATCGACTGGCCGCTGGCTGACGGCGCCGCCCCGAATTTGTCCGATCGCGACGCCGCCGCCCCCAGTTTCGACGAGGTACGCGCGGCGGGCCTGCTACCCACCTGGGAAGAGACGCAGAAATTCGTCGGGGATTTGCGCAATAAAGGCTGA
- a CDS encoding acyltransferase family protein, which yields MKLAQVFDPRRNALNLFRLLLAAEVMLFHSWPITGHLPPHALLQLMFSVGVDGFFAISGFLITASWLNDPKLRDFLTARALRILPGFYVCLIVTAFVFAPLNVAITGGSAAKLLTSFAPIEYVLKNSAVAYIQHYVGGTPVGVPFADGGWNASLWSLIWELMCYLAVAGLGLAGLATRRWVSPVLLGVAAIGATLVPPLTFPGVWTIPQLAIRSAIMFAAGALLYQWRDVIPARWSLVAVSVVIVIAAAALLPDYRVVAALPLAYAVVVSATMIHNERLRLRTDLSYGVYIYAFPTQQLLASCGLATLNPVVFAGLSTLAVIPLAALSWFLIEKPAQSFKTRLKRKWSGSELSEAGRS from the coding sequence ATGAAGCTGGCGCAGGTGTTCGATCCACGACGCAACGCACTGAACCTGTTTCGGCTGTTGCTGGCCGCCGAGGTCATGCTGTTTCACTCCTGGCCGATCACGGGCCACCTGCCGCCGCACGCGCTGCTTCAGCTCATGTTCTCGGTGGGCGTCGACGGATTCTTCGCGATCTCCGGATTCCTGATCACCGCGAGTTGGCTCAACGATCCGAAACTGCGTGACTTCCTCACCGCTCGAGCGCTGCGGATCCTGCCAGGGTTCTACGTCTGCCTGATCGTCACCGCGTTCGTGTTCGCTCCGCTCAATGTGGCGATCACAGGCGGTTCGGCGGCGAAGCTGCTGACGTCCTTCGCGCCGATCGAGTACGTCCTGAAGAACAGTGCGGTGGCCTACATCCAGCATTACGTCGGCGGAACACCGGTCGGTGTGCCCTTTGCCGACGGCGGCTGGAACGCTTCGCTGTGGTCGCTGATCTGGGAGCTGATGTGTTATCTCGCCGTCGCTGGCCTCGGGTTGGCCGGGCTGGCCACTCGCCGGTGGGTTTCGCCAGTGCTGCTGGGGGTGGCGGCGATTGGCGCGACGTTGGTGCCGCCGCTGACCTTCCCGGGAGTGTGGACCATCCCGCAGCTCGCCATCCGATCCGCCATCATGTTCGCGGCAGGTGCGCTGCTGTATCAATGGCGCGACGTGATTCCCGCTCGGTGGTCACTAGTCGCGGTGAGCGTGGTCATCGTGATCGCCGCCGCCGCTTTGCTACCCGATTACAGAGTGGTCGCTGCACTTCCGCTGGCATACGCCGTCGTCGTTTCGGCCACCATGATCCACAACGAGCGCTTGAGATTGCGCACGGATCTCTCCTACGGCGTCTACATCTACGCATTCCCGACTCAGCAATTGCTGGCAAGCTGTGGGCTCGCGACGCTGAATCCGGTTGTATTCGCCGGACTTTCGACGTTGGCCGTCATACCGCTGGCCGCGCTGAGCTGGTTCCTGATAGAGAAGCCCGCGCAGTCTTTCAAAACGCGGCTCAAGCGGAAGTGGTCGGGCTCCGAGCTTTCCGAAGCCGGCCGTTCGTGA
- the rfbB gene encoding dTDP-glucose 4,6-dehydratase, protein MRLLVTGGAGFIGANFVHSTVRERPDVSVTVLDALTYAGRRESLADVDDAIRLVEGDITDAELVSQLIGEADAVVHFAAESHVDNALDNPEPFLHTNVVGTYTILEAVRRRGVRLHHISTDEVYGDLELDDPQRFTESTPYNPSSPYSATKAAADMLVRAWVRSYGVRATLSNCSNNYGPYQHIEKFIPRQITNVLTGRRCKLYGKGANVRDWIHVDDHNSAVWQILDKGQIGQTYLISAEGERDNLTVLRTVLRMMGRDPDDFDHVTDRVGHDLRYAIDPSLLYDELHWAPKHTDFEEGLSETIDWYRANESWWRPIKDASEARYEERGQ, encoded by the coding sequence ATGCGTCTGCTGGTCACCGGTGGCGCCGGTTTTATCGGCGCGAATTTCGTGCACAGCACGGTGCGCGAACGTCCCGACGTTTCCGTGACGGTGCTCGACGCCCTGACCTACGCCGGACGGCGCGAGTCGCTGGCCGACGTCGACGACGCCATCAGGCTGGTCGAGGGCGACATCACCGACGCCGAGCTGGTGTCCCAGCTGATCGGGGAGGCCGACGCGGTGGTGCACTTCGCCGCCGAGAGTCACGTCGACAACGCGCTGGACAACCCCGAGCCGTTTCTGCACACCAACGTGGTTGGCACGTACACGATCCTGGAAGCGGTACGACGTCGCGGCGTGCGGCTGCACCACATTTCGACCGACGAGGTCTACGGTGACCTGGAACTCGATGATCCGCAGCGGTTCACCGAGTCGACGCCCTACAACCCGTCGAGCCCCTATTCGGCGACCAAGGCCGCGGCCGACATGCTGGTCCGGGCCTGGGTGCGGTCGTACGGCGTGCGCGCGACCCTGTCCAACTGCTCGAACAACTACGGGCCGTATCAGCACATCGAGAAGTTCATCCCGCGGCAGATCACCAACGTGCTCACCGGGCGACGGTGCAAGCTCTACGGCAAAGGCGCCAACGTCCGCGACTGGATCCACGTCGACGACCACAACAGCGCGGTCTGGCAGATCCTGGACAAGGGCCAGATCGGCCAGACCTACCTGATTTCCGCCGAGGGTGAGCGCGACAACCTGACCGTGCTGCGCACCGTGCTGCGGATGATGGGTCGTGACCCCGACGACTTCGACCACGTCACCGACCGCGTCGGCCACGACCTGCGCTACGCCATCGACCCATCGCTGCTGTATGACGAATTGCACTGGGCGCCGAAGCACACCGACTTCGAGGAGGGCTTAAGCGAGACCATCGACTGGTATCGTGCCAACGAATCCTGGTGGCGCCCAATAAAAGACGCGTCGGAAGCCCGCTACGAAGAACGGGGTCAATGA